In a genomic window of Paroedura picta isolate Pp20150507F chromosome 14, Ppicta_v3.0, whole genome shotgun sequence:
- the EMC8 gene encoding ER membrane protein complex subunit 8, whose product MKLSTQAYCKMVLHGAKYPHCAVNGLLVAERQQQQQQNQPRGREPPALFVDCVPLFHGTLALAPMLEVALTLIDSWCKENSYVIAGYYQANERLKDASPNQVAEKVASRIAEHFNDTALIMVDNTKFTMECIEPAVHVYEHHENKWRCKDPHFDYCEDWSEAQRISASLLDSRSYETLVDFDNHLDDIRNDWTNPEINKAVLHLC is encoded by the exons ATGAAGCTGAGCACGCAGGCCTACTGCAAGATGGTGCTCCACGGCGCCAAGTACCCGCACTGCGCCGTCAACGGGCTCCTGGTGgccgagaggcagcagcagcagcagcagaaccagcCCCGCGGCAGGGAGCCGCCCGCGCTCTTCGTCGACTGCGTCCCGCTCTTCCACGGCACGCTGGCCCTGGCGCCCATGCTCGAGGTGGCGCTCACGCTG ATTGATTCGTGGTGCAAAGAGAACAGTTATGTAATAGCTGGATACTATCAAGCCAACGAGCGTCTGAAGGATGCCAG TCCAAACCAGGTTGCCGAAAAGGTAGCATCCCGGATTGCGGAGCATTTCAATGACACGGCACTTATCATG GTGGATAACACAAAATTCACAATGGAGTGCATAGAGCCTGCGGTTCACGTGTACGAGCATCACGAAAACAAATGGCGATGCAAAGACCCCCACTT TGATTACTGTGAAGACTGGTCGGAAGCCCAGAGGATCTCCGCCTCACTTCTGGACAGCAGGTCCTACGAAACACTAGTGGATTTTGATAATCACTTGGACGACATCCGGAACGATTGGACAAACCCAGAGATTAACAAAGCCGTCTTACACCTCTGTTAG
- the LOC143823489 gene encoding uncharacterized protein LOC143823489: protein MKFTLHSSFQQYKAKAEGGLGISRNPPGRSWRPGARWPAGAPWEWSSRLARASCIPSQALRRRRRRRKRGEGSRPPPRGPSHSATSCCRRRAGSCCDAGGARAAGGGGRAGGGGGGGGSGGAPRKHSPVNAAKEQMWMLASLSASRAKRMKTWDLVCPVSKALKHVSTEAAAEAAEAAATSLPWLTSV, encoded by the exons ATGAAGTTCACACTCCACAGCAGCTTTCAGCAGTACAAAGCGAAGGCAGAGGGAG GCCTCGGCATCTCCCGGAATCCCCCGGGCAGGAGTTGGCGCCCGGGAGCCCGCTGGCCGGCAGGCGCGCCTTGGGAGTGGTCCAGCCGCCTCGCGCGAGCATCCTGCATCCCGAGCCAGGcattgcggcggcggcggcggcggaggaagagaggggaggggagccgcccccccccccgcgggcccAGCCACTCGGCCACgtcctgctgccgccgccgggcTGGGAGCTGCTGCGATGCCGGCGGGGCCAGGGCGGCCGGAGGAGGAGggcgagcaggaggaggaggaggaggaggcggcagcggcggagcacctcgcaAGCACAGCCC TGTTAATGCAGCCAAGGAGCAGATGTGGATGTTGGCATCTTTAAGTGCCTCACGTGCCAAAAGGATGAAAACATGGGACTTAGTCTGTCCTGTCTCAAAG gctttaaAACATGTGTCAACCGAGGCGGCGGCAGAAGCGGCagaggcggcagcaacgtccctgcCGTGGCTGACAAGCGTCTGA